One segment of Solanum stenotomum isolate F172 chromosome 1, ASM1918654v1, whole genome shotgun sequence DNA contains the following:
- the LOC125853868 gene encoding DNA-directed RNA polymerase V subunit 1 isoform X4 has protein sequence MEESLSSKVSDGIVKRIKFGLATPQEICKSSISDCPITHPSLLLNPFLGLPLEAGRCESCGTAEPGQCEGHFGYIELPIPIYHPDHVSELKKMLSLLCLKCLKMKNRKFQVKNAGVLERMLSSCCEDVAQVSVNEGKTSDGASYLELKVPKNAAKLQEWNFLEKYGYRYGDGYSRPLLPSEVLAILRRIREDTRKKLSAKGYFPQEGYILQYLPVPPNCLSVPDISDGNNIMSSDHSITMLRKVLRQIDIIKSSRSGTPNFEAHEVEANDLQAAIVQYLQFRGTGKASRDVDKRFGIHKEAVDTTTKAWLEKMKTLFIRKGSGFSSRSVITGDPYKGVGEIGLPCEIAQKITFEERVSQHNMAYLQKLVDEKLCLTYKDGSSTYSLREGSKGHTFLRPGQIVHRRIMDGDIVFINRPPTTHKHSLQALSVYVHDDHTVKINPLMCGPLSADFDGDCIHLFYPQSLSAKAEVVELFAVGKQLLSSHTGNFNLQLATDSLLSLKLMFSNYFFDKAAAQQLAMFLPMALPDSAVVDVRKSGAMWTTLQILGAALPDGFDSCGETHTIGKSQFLGIDYNRDLISSILNDVITSIYFMKGPNDVLKFFNSLQPLLMENLCTEGFSISLRDFYMSKAVRDGIQERIQCMSKLLHNLRSSYNESVEVQLEHHLRNEKLPVIDFVLKSSGMGVLIDSKSESAFNKVVQQIGFLGLQISDRGKFYTKTLVYDMARLFQKKYPSVGTNPSEEFGLVRSCLFYGLDPYQEMIHSISSREVIVRSTRGLTEPGTLFKNLMAILRDVVICYDGTVRNVSSNSIIQFEYGASGGSNLPSEFCAGDPVGVLAATAMSNPAYKAVLDSSPSSNSSWEMMKEILLCGVSFKNDVSDRRVILYLNDCGCRRGYCREKAAYVVKNHLSKVCLKDAADEFLIEYAGQQAGYENSETGTGLIGHIRLNQGQLENLGISVLEVHERCQENISSFQKKKKIGNLFKRIVLSVSEFCSFCHNSGSKCLNAPCLRFSWPDASDDHLERVSHILADMICPILLDTVIKGDPRVSSANIAWISPDTMSWIRSPSKSQRGELALDIVLEKEAVKQRGDAWRILMDSCLPVIHLIDTTRSIPYAIKQVQELIGISCAFEQAVKRLSTSVTMVTKGVLKDHLVLLANSMTCAGNLVGFNAGGIKALSRSLNVQIPFTEATLFTPRKCFERAAEKCHVDSLSSIVASCSWGKHVAVGTGSRFEVLLNTRNVEWNIPDTRDVYSFLHLVRSTSAQEVEGTSCLGAEVDELEEDEDMGLYLSPNRDSGSEMPTFEDRAEFDYNENLDEGKPSGSAWEKASSESVKSGGSWDIAGKTQNGAEKGVNQSDSWSAWGKKVDESNPQQSGVTEQSESSSAWGKKSERDGGSSWGQKGETDGGSSWGKKGETDGGSSWGKKVDKDGGSSWGKKVDKDGGSSWGKKVDKDGGSWGKKVETENSPQLSGKEEQSGSRSSWGKQVEKDGGSSWGKKIDEPEKNLHQSGNGEQSGSLSSWGKVEKDGGSWGKKIESHQSGKGEESGSLSSWGKKVETDGGSSWGKKVDKDSSSWGKKVDKDGGSWGKTIETENTPQLSGKVEQSGSLSSWGKKVEKDGGSSWGKKVDEPESNTHQSGSGEQSGSWSSWGKKVEKDAGSCDGPKQSNSESSWGKAPNGDGLGSATDEGNKRLDQSVNDWSSSVSRDGQLNESTHDDSTKNGGWNSSTVGGWDSQKVGVEESDKQPQWGQRRRNAKGDFKENSRGWGSASGGEWKNNRPVRSADDSNRGVHFTATRQKIDLFTAEEQEILSDVDPIMLKVRKIMHGTGINDGDPLSADDQSYIIDTVLNYHPDKAVKMGAGLDYITVSKHTNFQDTRCFYVVSTDGAKQDFSTRKCLENFVRSKYPDKAESFNEKYFKKPPPPRVPKIASPAPSVG, from the exons ATGGAGGAAAGTCTGTCATCGAAAGTATCGGATGGGATTGTTAAACGGATCAAATTTGGTTTGGCTACACCACAGGAAATA TGTAAATCCTCTATTAGCGATTGCCCGATTACCCATCCGAGCCTACTTTTAAATCCTTTCCTTGGTCTGCCTCTCGAAGCTGGCAGATGTGAATCCTGTGGTACTGCGGAGCCTGGCCAGTGTGAAG GTCATTTTGGATACATTGAGTTGCCCATTCCTATTTATCACCCTGACCATGTCAGTGAGTTGAAAAAGATGCTAAGCCTGCTTTGCTTGAAGTGCTTAAAGATGAAAAACAGAAAG TTTCAGGTCAAGAATGCTGGTGTTCTTGAACGAATGTTGTCCTCATGTTGTGAG GATGTCGCACAAGTCTCAGTAAATGAGGGCAAAACCTCAGATGGTGCTTCCTATTTGGAGTTGAAAGTACCAAAAAATGCTGCAAAACTTCAAGAGTGGAACTTCTTGGAGAAATATGGCTACCGCTACGGTGACGGTTATTCTCGACCTTTGCTTCCTTCCGAG GTTCTTGCTATTTTGAGAAGAATTCGGGAAGATACGAGAAAAAAGCTATCAGCTAAAGGCTATTTCCCACAGGAGGGATACATCCTGCAATACTTACCTGTACCTCCTAACTGTTTGTCTGTGCCTGATATATCTGATGGGAATAACATCATGTCTTCG GATCACTCTATAACAATGCTCAGGAAGGTGCTGAGGCAAATTGACATAATTAAAAGTTCAAGATCTGGTACACCTAATTTTGAGGCTCATGAAGTGGAGGCAAATGATTTACAAGCAGCAATTGTCCAGTATCTCCAATTTAGGGGGACAGGCAAG GCATCTCGTGATGTTGATAAACGTTTTGGAATACACAAGGAAGCAGTTGATACCACCACTAAAGCCTGGCTAGAGAAGATGAAGACCTTGTTTATCAGAAAGGGGTCTGGTTTCTCATCTCGAAGTGTCATAACTGGTGACCCATACAAAGGGGTGGGTGAGATTGGTTTGCCATGTGAAATTGCTCAGAAAATCACTTTTGAGGAGAGAGTAAGTCAGCACAATATGGCATACTTACAGAAATTGGTAGATGAAAAGCTTTGTTTAACCTATAAAGATGGGTCAAGTACTTATTCTTTGAGAGAAGGGTCAAAGGGGCATACATTTCTACGACCTGGGCAAATAGTGCATAGGAGGATAATGGATGGTGATATTGTTTTCATTAACAGGCCACCCACAACACATAAGCACTCCCTCCAAGCCTTATCAGTGTATGTCCATGATGATCACACTGTGAAGATCAACCCACTTATGTGCGGCCCCCTTAGTGCTGATTTTGATGGGGACTGCATTCATTTGTTTTACCCTCAGTCCCTTTCTGCCAAAGCAGAGGTTGTGGAGCTTTTTGCCGTAGGGAAACAGTTACTGAGTTCTCACACCGGTAACTTCAATTTGCAGCTTGCCACCGACTCATTGCTGTCGTTGAAGTTAATGTTCTCAAATTACTTCTTTGATAAAGCAGCTGCCCAACAGTTAGCAATGTTTCTTCCGATGGCCTTACCTGATTCTGCTGTAGTAGATGTTCGTAAATCTGGTGCCATGTGGACGACCTTGCAGATCTTGGGGGCTGCTTTACCGGATGGCTTTGATAGTTGTGGGGAGACGCACACGATTGGAAAAAGTCAGTTCCTTGGAATAGATTACAACAGAGACTTGATTTCATCAATTCTGAATGATGTTATCACATCTATCTATTTTATGAAGGGTCCTAATGATGTATTGAAGTTCTTTAATTCTTTACAGCCTCTTTTAATGGAAAATTTGTGCACAGAAGGTTTTAGTATTAGTCTCCGAGATTTCTACATGTCAAAGGCTGTTAGGGATGGTATCCAGGAAAGAATTCAGTGCATGTCCAAGTTGCTACATAATTTGCGGTCATCCTATAATGAGTCCGTAGAAGTACAATTGGAGCATCACTTGCGTAACGAGAAACTTCCAGTTATTGACTTTGTGCTCAAGTCGTCTGGCATGGGTGTTCTAATTGATTCCAAGAGTGAATCTGCCTTTAATAAGGTGGTTCAGCAAATTGGTTTCTTAGGCTTGCAAATATCAGATAGGGGCAAATTTTACACAAAGACACTGGTGTATGACATGGCTCGACTGTTTCAGAAGAAGTATCCTTCTGTTGGTACTAACCCTTCCGAGGAATTTGGGTTGGTTAGAAGTTGTCTGTTCTACGGGTTGGACCCTTACCAGGAGATGATTCATTCGATCTCCAGTAGAGAAGTGATTGTCCGCTCAACCAGGGGATTAACCGAACCTGGGACATTGTTCAAGAATTTGATGGCCATTCTCCGCGATGTAGTCATTTGTTATGACGGGACTGTTAGGAACGTTTCCAGCAACTCAATTATTCAGTTTGAATATGGGGCTAGCGGTGGGTCAAATTTACCAAGTGAATTTTGTGCTGGTGATCCAGTTGGAGTGTTGGCTGCAACTGCTATGTCCAATCCTGCATACAAGGCAGTTCTTGATTCATCTCCAAGCAGTAATTCCTCCTGGGAGATGATGAAG GAGATACTGCTTTGTGGAGTGAGCTTCAAGAATGATGTTTCTGACCGTCGAGTAATCCTTTATCTGAATGATTGTGGATGCCGTAGAGGGTACTGCAGAGAAAAAGCGGCGTACGTTGTCAAGAATCATTTGAGTAAAGTATGTCTTAAGGATGCTGCTGACGAGTTCTTGATAGA ATACGCAGGCCAACAAGCAGGATATGAGAATTCTGAAACAGGGACAGGCCTCATTGGTCATATTCGTCTCAACCAG GGGCAGCTGGAAAATTTGGGAATCAGTGTTCTTGAGGTTCATGAAAGATGCCAAGAAAATATCAGTTCATtccagaagaaaaagaaaattggcAATCTTTTCAAGAGAATAGTTTTGTCAGTGAG TGAATTTTGTTCGTTTTGCCACAATTCTGGAAGTAAGTGTTTGAATGCACCATGTTTGAGGTTCTCTTGGCCAGATGCGAGTGATGATCACTTGGAGAGGGTTTCTCATATTCTTGCTGATATGATATGTCCAATATTGTTGGATACAGTTATCAAAG GTGATCCAAGGGTTTCAAGTGCAAATATAGCGTGGATTTCTCCTGACACAATGTCTTGGATTAGGAGCCCTTCCAAGAGTCAAAGAGGTGAATTAGCTCTGGATATTGTTCTTGAGAAAGAAGCTGTTAAGCAAAGGGGAGATGCTTGGAGGATTCTCATGGATTCCTGTCTTCCTGTCATCCATCTGATAGACACTACGCGTTCCATCCCATATGCAATAAAGCAAGTCCAAGAACTGATTGGAATTTCTTGTGCCTTTGAGCAAGCTGTTAAG CGCCTATCAACGTCAGTTACAATGGTCACAAAGGGTGTTCTCAAAGACCACCTAGTTCTATTGGCTAATAGCATGACATGTGCAGGAAATCTGGTTGGTTTCAATGCTGGTGGAATAAAAGCATTATCTCGATCATTAAATGTGCAGATACCATTTACAGAAGCAACACTATTT ACCCCAAGAAAATGCTTTGAGAGGGCTGCTGAAAAGTGCCATGTTGATTCTTTGTCAAGCATTGTGGCTTCTTGCTCCTGGGGAAAGCATGTGGCAGTTGGTACGGGATCTCGATTTGAAGTCCTCTTGAACACAAGAAAT GTTGAATGGAATATACCAGATACACGTGATGTTTATAGCTTCCTACACTTGGTGAGGAGCACCTCTGCTCAAGAAGTTGAAGGTACCAGTTGTCTTGGTGCAGAAGTTGATGAACTAGAGGAAGATGAAGATATGGGGTTATACTTGTCTCCCAATCGGGACTCTGGTTCTGAAATGCCCACTTTTGAAGATAGAGCTGAATTTGATTATAATGAAAACTTAGATGAAGGAAAGCCAAGTGGCTCTGCATGGGAGAAGGCCTCATCTGAGAGTGTCAAATCTGGTGGTAGCTGGGACATTGCTGGCAAAACCCAAAATGGCGCTGAAAAGGGTGTCAATCAGTCAGATTCCTGGTCTGCTTGGGGTAAAAAGGTTGATGAAAGTAATCCTCAGCAATCTGGGGTTACAGAGCAGTCAGAATCATCGTCAGCATGGGGGAAAAAATCGGAAAGAGATGGTGGTTCTTCTTGGGGGCAAAAG GGGGAAACAGATGGTGGTTCTTCTTGGGGGAAAAAGGGGGAAACAGATGGTGGTTCTTCTTGGGGGAAAAAGGTGGATAAAGATGGTGGTTCTTCTTGGGGGAAAAAGGTGGATAAAGATGGTGGTTCTTCTTGGGGGAAAAAGGTGGATAAAGATGGTGGTTCTTGGGGGAAAAAGGTTGAAACTGAGAATAGCCCTCAACTATCTGGGAAAGAAGAGCAGTCAGGATCTCGGTCCTCATGGGGGAAACAGGTGGAAAAAGATGGTGGGTCTTCTTGGGGGAAAAAGATTGATGAACCTGAGAAAAACCTGCACCAGTCTGGGAATGGAGAGCAGTCAGGTTCTTTATCCTCATGGGGGAAGGTGGAAAAAGATGGTGGGTCTTGGGGTAAAAAGATTGAGAGTCACCAATCTGGGAAGGGAGAGGAGTCAGGATCTTTATCCTCATGGGGAAAAAAAGTGGAAACAGATGGTGGTTCTTCTTGGGGGAAAAAGGTGGATAAAGACTCTAGTTCGTGGGGGAAAAAGGTGGATAAAGATGGTGGTTCTTGGGGAAAAACAATTGAAACTGAGAATACCCCTCAACTATCTGGGAAAGTAGAGCAGTCAGGATCTTTGTCCTCATGGGGGAAAAAGGTGGAAAAAGATGGTGGGTCTTCTTGGGGGAAAAAGGTTGATGAACCTGAGAGTAACACGCACCAGTCTGGGAGTGGAGAGCAGTCAGGATCTTGGTCCTCATGGGGGAAGAAGGTGGAAAAAGATGCTGGTTCTTGCGATGGGCCTAAACAGTCAAATTCTGAGTCGTCTTGGGGAAAAGCTCCTAATGGCGATGGGTTAGGTTCAGCGACTGATGAAGGCAATAAAAGGCTTGACCAGTCAGTTAATGATTGGAGCTCTAGTGTAAGTAGAGATGGACAGTTAAATGAATCAACACATGACGACTCTACAAAAAATGGTGGTTGGAATTCTTCAACCGTTGGTGGTTGGGACTCTCAGAAGGTTGGCGTTGAAGAGAGCGATAAGCAACCTCAATGGGGTCAGCGCAGACGTAATGCAAAAGGAGATTTTAAGGAAAATTCGCGAGGTTGGGGCTCTGCTAGTGGTGGAGAGTGGAAGAACAACCGGCCTGTAAGATCAGCTGATGACTCCAATAGAGGTGTACATTTTACAGCAACAAGGCAAAAGATTGATCTTTTCACAGCAGAGGAACAAGAAATACTTTCAGATGTTGATCCTATCATGCTGAAAGTCAGAAAGATAATGCATGGGACAGG GATCAATGATGGTGACCCCTTATCTGCTGATGACCAGTCATATATTATTGACACGGTTCTCAATTACCACCCGGATAAAGCTGTCAAGATGGGAGCCGGTCTTGATTATATTACG GTGAGCAAACATACAAACTTCCAGGATACTAGATGCTTCTACGTCGTCTCTACTGATGGTGCCAAGCAAGATTTCTCCACCCGGAAATGTCTGGAGAACTTTGTCAGATCAAAATATCCTGATAAGGCTGAGAGTTTCAATGAAAAGTACTTCAAGAAGCCGCCTCCACCTCGTGTCCCCAAGATTGCTTCTCCAGCACCATCAGTTGGTTGA